The proteins below come from a single Triticum aestivum cultivar Chinese Spring chromosome 5D, IWGSC CS RefSeq v2.1, whole genome shotgun sequence genomic window:
- the LOC123121838 gene encoding probable E3 ubiquitin-protein ligase XERICO, which yields MGISSMPAPKESLLIYLLYHAVVSIAALAGLLRAALVFLGLPAPPSLLAGEDADGADQLTAATPAGPSLAERFRSRFRPARFGRRRGAAASATPDCRVCLVRFEADAVVNRLPCGHLFHRACLETWLDYDHATCPLCRSRLLPAAASAADESWSPPAPTLTAWI from the coding sequence ATGGGCATCTCCAGCATGCCGGCGCCCAAGGAGAGCCTCCTGATCTACCTGCTCTACCACGCCGTCGTCTCGATCGCCGCCCTGGCGGGCCTCCTCCGCGCCGCGCTCGTCTTCCTCggcctccccgcgccgccctcgCTGCTGGCCGGCGAGGACGCCGACGGCGCCGACCAGCTCACGGCGGCCACCCCGGCGGGCCCCAGCCTGGCGGAGCGGTTCAGGAGCAGGTTCCGCCCCGCGCGGTTCGGCCGGAGAAggggcgcggcggcgtcggcgacaCCCGACTGCCGCGTCTGCCTGGTGCGGTTCGAGGCCGACGCCGTGGTGAACCGCCTCCCCTGCGGCCACCTCTTCCACCGCGCCTGCCTCGAGACCTGGCTGGACTACGACCACGCCACCTGCCCGCTCTGCCGCTCCCGCCTcctcccggccgccgcctccgccgccgacgAGTCGTGGTCGCCGCCGGCGCCCACCCTGACGGCCTGGATTTAG